A single window of Uloborus diversus isolate 005 chromosome 5, Udiv.v.3.1, whole genome shotgun sequence DNA harbors:
- the LOC129221885 gene encoding coatomer subunit zeta-1-like isoform X1: MESGLMITSRLRRPAGPPFYARVAAFGGCIDNLATEPTLYSVEAIAILDNDGNRILAKYYGKTFPTAKEQKVFEKNLYKKTHRANAEVIMLDGLTVVYRSNVDLFFYVMGSCHENELILVSVLNCLYDAVNQILRKNVEKRTLLENLDVILLAIDEICDGGIVLEADSTSVVQRVAVRSDDIPLGEQTVAQVLQSAKEQIKWSLLK; encoded by the exons ATGGAGTCTGGATTAATG attactagccgccttcggcgaccagctggtccgcctttttacgccagggttgccgccttcggcggctgcatagacaatttagcgacg gAACCCACCTTATATTCTGTAGAGGCaattgcaattttagacaatGATGGGAACAGGATACTTgctaaa taCTATGGGAAAACTTTCCCAACAGCAAAAGAACAGAAAGTATTTGAGAAAAACTTATACAAAAAGACTCACAGAGCTAATG CGGAAGTTATTATGCTTGATGGATTAACCGTTGTGTACAGAAGCAATGTGGACTTGTTTTTCTATGTGATGGGAAGTTGCCATGAAAACGAA TTAATCCTAGTCAGTGTTTTGAACTGTTTATATGATGCTGTTAATCAAATTCTacgaaaaaatgttgaaaaacgtACACTTTTGGAAAACCTTGATGTAATTTTATTAGCAATTGATGAAATATGTGATGGAGG CATTGTCCTTGAAGCCGATTCCACTTCTGTTGTGCAGAGAGTAGCTGTTCGATCTGATGACATTCCACTTGGAGAACAAACAGTTGCTCAG gtTCTACAATCAGCCAAAGAGCAGATTAAGTGGTCCTTATTGAAATAG
- the LOC129221885 gene encoding coatomer subunit zeta-1-like isoform X2, with translation MESGLMEPTLYSVEAIAILDNDGNRILAKYYGKTFPTAKEQKVFEKNLYKKTHRANAEVIMLDGLTVVYRSNVDLFFYVMGSCHENELILVSVLNCLYDAVNQILRKNVEKRTLLENLDVILLAIDEICDGGIVLEADSTSVVQRVAVRSDDIPLGEQTVAQVLQSAKEQIKWSLLK, from the exons ATGGAGTCTGGATTAATG gAACCCACCTTATATTCTGTAGAGGCaattgcaattttagacaatGATGGGAACAGGATACTTgctaaa taCTATGGGAAAACTTTCCCAACAGCAAAAGAACAGAAAGTATTTGAGAAAAACTTATACAAAAAGACTCACAGAGCTAATG CGGAAGTTATTATGCTTGATGGATTAACCGTTGTGTACAGAAGCAATGTGGACTTGTTTTTCTATGTGATGGGAAGTTGCCATGAAAACGAA TTAATCCTAGTCAGTGTTTTGAACTGTTTATATGATGCTGTTAATCAAATTCTacgaaaaaatgttgaaaaacgtACACTTTTGGAAAACCTTGATGTAATTTTATTAGCAATTGATGAAATATGTGATGGAGG CATTGTCCTTGAAGCCGATTCCACTTCTGTTGTGCAGAGAGTAGCTGTTCGATCTGATGACATTCCACTTGGAGAACAAACAGTTGCTCAG gtTCTACAATCAGCCAAAGAGCAGATTAAGTGGTCCTTATTGAAATAG